Proteins from a genomic interval of Solea solea chromosome 10, fSolSol10.1, whole genome shotgun sequence:
- the pcm1 gene encoding pericentriolar material 1 protein isoform X8: protein MATGGIPFEDSSEELHNWTVTNGSLEDRLNNTDWGVQQKKANRSSEKNKKKLSAAVVESRLTNDISPESTPGAGRRRARTPHSFPHIKYTTQMSVPDQAELDKLRQRINFTDLDERSIGSDSQGRVTAANNQRQLAGENKKPYNFLPLHVNTNKSKELLPPSSSAPATPAITKETKKQSAGLRDTLTPVMIKGTVTLIHGGAEREPLVRRELDRGEPRIDSSQVVSKLIQIREYISKASSMRDDLVEKNDVPANVERLCHLIDHLKEQEKSYLRFLQKMLAQEKEEDDVGTLDSAVGSGSVAESASVNIEVGSSGASNAMGGRPEVVRADQKEELENLRKQHELLKKMLEQQEQLRALQGRQEALMAMQQNAEQALAVIEDTVVTETTGSVSGLSITSELNEELNDLIQRFHNQLHDSKTKAVPDNRRQAESLSLSREVCWSRTPQAVGPPQHRPLLHSASGPHTGLDSGATAASAKLTKLQELQDKKQTMDKILQELHSLRDQTLNNSSCRGLSTQCSLSAGGSSDCPSALCSNGTSASTSFHTSLTQHQESSNSTDKLRKLKEVHKRLNELRELVQYYEQTSDMMVDAINENVKEDDDDQEEEEEDETDGSMFEAMFDPEQDNRQSVTNIRNPQRSGNWTDLNSLTNRRCVRSSTTNNRDGRLNIECEINNRSAANLRSLKIPSAIECQYNRDTSYNRVKVEDEDEDCLDNGAGAQAVAPGSEASGSSRRSSLGNDGGFSQKVHRQTAKQKLRQLQELVAMVQSDDTDGTTANEDEAPHQQPNNTRATVARPLGAISKQNPRNLTLSSKAREKLYEEKLLQQQQELKQLHEERQRLIEIQGKIQDLQWACPDLQSSLSSSVSQQGLLKKVPVVVATPVPIQASSSSEPKTNSSVLKATAPEAATSSVTDNEQLWSEMRRHQILREELRQRRKHLESLMAEHQRRNGLEDSPSRQTDDQDGLASPSQTVSRDERTMATWGSTSCHLNGDDDDDEDEEEEDDEDYTTEMGAEVEEDQEESAESTSDDDIHIYSSSRNQRSYSSRNNQGSNLKPPPAFSGDCSGHLHNKTKAKQQQQQQQQQQQQQQQQSRSLNQSESQHGGIRRQENLRWPSELSFAEGSSQWQEQVSQLQRQLDFSATMCQTVLQDQQTLSYMLQTLLTGHYSVLPNNLLSPQVQLVMHQLNQCYTQLAWQQNNVQRLKQVLSDLICQQQQQQQQQQQQQQLLSSSTSGWQAQKQGTPQQSSSGPSASPGVFPPFSSTLQPPTNNMSTSTMSPLPPSFNFYPLFPAAMGEFPQGTAGHAAADHQKQQLDPNTSIKTEYMSFPPPLQHSPLNKTTERGPAGWLNTYTNNTVQPHPSKMHSQETNSCSPAFINHHSRTQDFDEASQESFSSMPDPVDPTTITKTFKAGRKASAQANLASRSKTPNSKSRRRRNKGHNKNSEEHESDSVSSISDFVQERAAPSHQKDQNQSLLDKLTQEKLDSKTKLGNKRNDLSSAYAWRTPFLSNRIACTEAPDASSDLSLFEALRETIYSEVATLISQNESRPHFLIELFHELQLLNTDYLRQRALYSLQDIVTRYLAEKSATQDQLPPVVWAAGSQSELTPSESLATSDAEVVEKNLRFTQKTLKKRDDAESVDNDSTMSTSSNLEPFANDDLGGAAGDVHCPQIDTQELDRQIKAIMTEVIPYLKENMDEVCSLQLLTSVRRMVLTLTQQNDESKEFVRFFHKQLGGILQDSLSKFVGHTLKDCGEDLLVEISEILFNELAFFRLMQDLDNSNNASATKQKNKNRSGPSTQEKHPLKQNIASGDKSVTPAYSDEDKDQDEAEQEDSPSQQRHYLQTELKNNRSSEASEAEEEDEGAGQGIPLSISLSKAETQALTNYGSGEDENEEEEMEEFEAGPVDVQTSLQVSADGQVEPQGTTVGEIQETKTDQNGDEMNKPVGAKNSTVDEDTTVMCQSPVEESKDGASATSEENAAVSPDVHKKSSTTSSPDTDSPVMINVDEMGSGNTSQKSDEEDFVKVDDLPMQLTVMCEEELQKRIVEEQQNNNLSVELLNGNTESLTGLVGNAQALKEPEAVGAQSM, encoded by the exons ATGGCAACTGGAGGTATTCCTTTTGAGGACAGTTCAGAAGAGTTACACAACTGGACTGTAACCAATGGCAGCCTGGAAGACAGACTCAACAACACG GACTGGGGTGTACAACAGAAGAAAGCCAACCGATCTTctgagaagaacaagaagaagctGTCAGCTGCAGTGGTGGAGAGCCGCCTGACTAATGATATTTCTCCAGAGTCTACTCCTGGGGCTGGTCGCAGGAGAGCGCGCACCCCTCATTCCTTTCCACACATCAAATACACCACCCAGATGTCTGTCCCAGACCAAGCTGAGCTGGACAAACTGCGTCAGAGGATCAATTTCACAGACCTGGATGAg AGGAGCATTGGCAGTGACTCTCAGGGGCGTGTCACAGCTGCCAACAACCAGCGCCAGTTAGCTGGAGAGAACAAGAAGCCGTACAACTTCCTACCTCTGCATGTAAACACTAACAAAAGCAAGGAGCTGCTCCCTCCGTCCTCCTCTGCCCCAGCCACCCCTGCTATCACCAAGGAAACCAAGAAGCAGAGTGCAGGACTGAGGGATACGTTAACCCCTGTGATGATCAAGGGGACTGTGACGCTCATCCATGGTGGGGCAGAGAGAGAGCCCTTGGTGCGCAGAGAATTAGACAGAGGAGAGCCACGAATAGACAGCAGCCAG GTGGTGAGCAAACTGATACAGATCCGGGAGTACATCAGTAAGGCCAGCTCCATGCGGGATGACCTGGTGGAGAAGAATGACGTGCCGGCCAACGTTGAGCGTCTTTGTCATCTCATCGACCACCTCAAGGAGCAAGAGAAGTCCTATTTACGTTTCCTGCAAAAAATGCTT gcacaggagaaggaagaggatgatgTAGGGACCCTGGATTCTGCTGTGGGCTCAGGTTCAGTGGCAGAGAGTGCTTCTGTTAACATTGAGGTTGGCTCTTCAGGTGCTTCAAATGCAATG GGTGGTAGGCCAGAGGTTGTGCGTGCTGACCAGAAGGAAGAGTTGGAGAATCTGCGTAAGCAGCACGAGCTACTGAAGAAGAtgctggagcagcaggagcagctcagGGCCCTACAGGGCCGCCAGGAAGCCCTGATGGCCATGCAGCAGAATGCAGAACAGGCACTTGCTGTAATTGAAGACACCG TTGTCACAGaaaccacaggaagtgtttCCGGTCTGAGCATCACATCAGAACTAAACGAAGAGTTAAATGATTTGATCCAGCGCTTCCATAACCAGCTACATGACTCAAAG ACTAAAGCAGTACCAGACAACCGTCGACAGGCAGAGAGTCTTTCACTCTCCAGAGAGGTGTGCTGGTCAAGGACACCTCAGGCTGTTGGCCCGCCACAACACAGGCCGCTCCTTCACTCAGCTTCTGGCCCACACACTGGGCTGGACTCTGGTGCAACAGCTGCCAGTGCTAAACTCACCAAGCTCCAAGAGCTGCAGGACAAAAAGCAAACCATGGACAAGATCCTGCAGGAGTTGCATTCGCTTAGAGACCAGACTCTCAATAACAGCTCGT GTCGTGGCCTGTCTACACAGTGCAGTTTGAGTGCGGGCGGATCTTCAGATTGTCCATCTGCTCTCTGCTCTAACGGGACCTCAGCTTCTACTTCTTTTCATACGTCACTCACACAACACCAGGAGAGCTCCAACTCCACAGACAAGCTCAG GAAGCTAAAGGAGGTCCACAAGCGTTTGAATGAACTTCGAGAGTTGGTTCAGTACTACGAGCAGACCTCTGATATGATGGTGGATGCGATCAATGAGAACGTgaaagaggatgatgatgatcaggaagaggaggaggaagatgaaacGGATGGTTCTATGTTTGAAGCCATGTTTGACCCTGAGCAGGACAACCGCCAGTCTGTAACTAATATCAG AAATCCACAGCGCAGTGGTAACTGGACAGACCTGAACAGCCTGACCAACAGGCGCTGTGTCAGGAGTAGCACTACTAACAACCGAGATGGAAGACTCAATATTGAATGTGAGATCAACAACCGGTCAGCAGCCAACCTCCGCAGCCTCAAAATCCCCTCGGCCATAG AGTGCCAGTACAACCGGGACACGTCATACAATCGAGTGAAGGTcgaggatgaagatgaggattGTCTCGATAATGGTGCAGGGGCACAGGCTGTGGCTCCAGGTAGTGAGGCATCAGGGTCTAGTCGTAGGAGCAGTCTGGGGAATGACGGAGGTTTTTCCCAGAAGGTGCATCGTCAGACAGCGAAACAGAAACTACGACAGCTGCAGGAATTGGTGGCCATGGTTCAG AGTGATGACACAGATGGTACAACAGCTAATGAGGATGAAGCCCCACACCAACAGCCAAATAACACCAGAGCTACTGTTGCTCGGCCACTTGGAGCTATATCTAAACAGAACCCCAGAAACCTCACTCTCTCCAGCAAGGCCag GGAGAAGTTGTATGAGGAGAAGCTGCTTCAGCAGCAACAGGAGTTAAAACAGCTCCACGAAGAACGTCAGAGACTCATCGAAATCCAAGGCAAGATCCAGGACCTTCAGTGGGCTTGTCCTGACCTCCAG TCATCTCTGTCCAGCTCAGTGAGTCAGCAGGGTTTGCTGAAAAAAGTACCAGTTGTAGTTGCCACTCCGGTCCCTATCCAGGCTTCGTCTTCATCTGAACCAAAAACAAACTCGTCTGTGCTCAAAGCTACTGCACCAGAAGCAGCTACTTCTTCAGTTACTGATAATGAG CAGCTTTGGTCAGAGATGCGTCGTCACCAGATCTTGCGCGAAGAACTGCGCCAACGTAGAAAGCACTTGGAGTCCTTGATGGCTGAGCATCAGAGGCGTAATGGTCTGGAGGACTCTCCCTCACGCCAGACTGATGACCAAGATGGCCTTGCTTCACCCTCACAAACTGTCAGTAGGGATGAAAG GACAATGGCTACTTGGGGTTCAACTTCCTGCCACCttaatggtgatgatgacgatgatgaagatgaagaagaagaagatgatgaagactATACCACAGAGATGGGTGCAGAGGTGGAAGAGGATCAGGAAGAAAGTGCAGAGAGCacttctgatgacgacatccaCATTTACTCTTCCAGCCGGAACCAGCGCTCGTACAGTAGCAGGAATAATCAAGGAAG TAACCTGAAGCCTCCTCCAGCCTTCTCAGGGGACTGTAGTGGACATCTTCATAACAAGACAAAggccaagcagcagcagcagcagcagcagcagcagcagcaacagcaacagcagcagtccaGGAGTTTGAACCAGTCTGAAAGCCAACATGGTGGCATACGGCGGCAAGAAAACCTACGCTGGCCCTCTGAGCTTTCCTTTGCTGAGGGCTCAAGCCAGTGGCAGGAACAGGTCAGCCAGCTGCAGAGACAGCTGGATTTCAGTGCCACCATGTGTCAGACAGTCCTGCAGGACCAGCAG ACCCTGTCGTACATGTTGCAAACCCTACTGACCGGTCACTACAGTGTGTTACCGAACAACCTGTTATCACCACAGGTTCAACTGGTCATGCACCAGCTCAACCAGTGTTACACCCAGCTCGCCTGGCAGCAAAACAATGTGCAAAG GCTAAAGCAGGTCCTGAGTGACCTCatttgccagcagcagcagcagcagcagcagcagcagcagcagcagcagctgctgtcctCCTCAACATCAGGTTGGCAGGCGCAGAAGCAGGGCACACCCCAGCAATCCAGCTCCGGTCCCTCAGCATCTCCTGGTGTCTTCCCCCCCTTTTCCTCTACCCTGCAACCTCCAACCAACAACATGTCAACATCTACCATGTCCCCACTCCCTCCCA GCTTTAACTTTTATCCACTGTTCCCTGCTGCCATGGGTGAGTTCCCGCAGGGTACAGCTGGTCACGCTGCAGCTGACCATCAAAAGCAACAACTAGACCCCAACACCTCAATCAAAACAGAGTACATGAGTTTCCCTCCTCCACTGCAGCACTCTCCTCTCAACAAGACAACAGAAAGAGG ACCAGCTGGCTGGCTTAACACCTACACTAACAACACCGTCCAGCCTCACCCGTCTAAAATGCACTCACAAGAGACGAACTCTTGCTCTCCTGCTTTCATTAACCACCACTCTAGAACTCAAGACTTTGACGAGGCGTCACAGGAAAGCTTCAGCAGCATGCCCGACCCTGTTGACCCCACCACAATAACAAAGACTTTCAAAGCTGGACGTAAGGCCTCAGCACAAGCCAACTTGGCCTCCCGAAGCAAGACTCCCAATTCTAAGAGTCGGAGAAGGAGGAACAAAGGACACAACAAGAACAGTGAAG AGCATGAGAGTGACAGCGTTAGCAGCATTTCAGATTTTGTCCAAGAGAGGGCAGCCCCGTCTCATCAGAAGGATCAGAATCAGAGTCTGCTGGACAAGTTGACTCAAGAAAAACTAGACAGCAAGACGAAGCTTGGGAATAAAAGAAATGACCTCTCTTCTG CCTATGCTTGGAGAACACCCTTCCTCTCTAACAGAATTGCATGCACAGAAGCACCAG ATGCAAGCAGTGACCTCTCCCTTTTCGAGGCCCTGAGGGAGACCATTTACTCCGAGGTGGCCACCTTGATATCCCAGAATGAATCCAGACCTCACTTTCTCATCGAGCTCTTTCATGAGCTGCAACTGCTCAACACAGACTACTTACGGCAGAGGGCGCTCTATTCCCTCCAG gATATAGTGACCAGGTACCTTGCAGAGAAGAGTGCAACTCAGGACCAGCTGCCTCCTGTGGTTTGGGCTGCAGGCTCTCAGTCTGAGCTGACACCCAGTGAGAGTCTGGCTACCAGTGACGCA GAGGTGGTGGAGAAGAACCTAAGGttcacacagaaaacattgaAGAAGAGGGATGATGCAGAGTCTGTGGACAATGACAGTACCATGTCAACCTCCTCCAACCTGGAACCATTTGCAAATGATGACTTGG gaggGGCAGCTGGCGACGTGCACTGTCCTCAGATTGACACGCAGGAGTTGGATCGTCAGATCAAAGCCATCATGACGGAAGTCATTCCCTACCTGAAG GAGAACATGGACGAGGTGTGCTCACTGCAGCTGTTGACGTCCGTGCGACGCATGGTCCTCACTCTCACACAACAAAACGATGAAAGCAAGGAGTTTGTCCGCTTTTTCCACAAACAGCTGGGAGGCATCCTGCAG GACTCTCTCAGTAAATTTGTTGGCCACACTCTGAAGGACTGTGGAGAGGATCTTCTTGTGGAGATCTCTGAGATCCTCTTCAATGAACTGGCTTTCTTTAGGCTCATGCAGGATTTGGACAACAGCAATAATGCTTCAGCAAccaaacaaaagaataaaaacaggagTGGGCCATCCACTCAAGAAAAACACCCTCTTAAG CAAAATATAGCCAGTGGTGATAAATCTGTTACTCCAGCCTACTCGGATGAAGACAAG GACCAAGATGAAGCTGAACAGGAAGACAGTCCTTCACAACAGCGGCATTACCTACAGACAGAACTGAAGAACAACAGGAGCAGTGAAGCTTCAGAGgctgaagaggaagatgaaggggCTGGACAAGGAATTCCTTTGTCAATCA GTCTTTCCAAAGCAGAAACTCAGGCCTTGACGAACTACGGCAGTGGGGAGGAtgagaatgaggaggaggagatggaggagttTGAGGCCGGACCTGTCGACGTCCAAACCTCTTTGCAAGTGTCTGCTGATGGACAGGTGGAGCCACAG GGAACAACAGTCGGTGAAATCCAGGAGACCAAAACTGACCAGAATGGCGACG AAATGAACAAGCCAGTTGGGGCTAAGAATTCCACTGTGGATGAAGATACCACAGTGATGTGCCAGAGCCCTGTGGAGGAGAGTAAAGACGGGGCATCTGCCACTTCAGAAGAAAACGCTGCAGTCTCTCCGGACGTCCACAAGAAGTCATCCACGACGAGTAGCCCGGATACAGACTCGCCCGTCATGATCAATGTAGAC GAGATGGGGTCAGGCAACACAAGTCAGAAGTCTGATGAGGAAGACTTTGTCAAGGTGGATGACTTGCCAATGCAGCTCACAGTCATGTGTGAG GAGGAGCTTCAGAAGCGGATcgtggaggagcagcagaatAACAACCTGTCTGTAGAGCTCCTGAATGGGAACACTGAATCGCTGACTGGGCTGGTGGGAAATGCTCAGGCACTGAAGGAACCAG AAGCTGTTGGAGCTCAGAGCATGTAA